In one window of Henckelia pumila isolate YLH828 chromosome 1, ASM3356847v2, whole genome shotgun sequence DNA:
- the LOC140867694 gene encoding uncharacterized protein — protein MNRVKGPYPYVPLSVSLEKAMQVCEDRRVLVRPRNAEKGPRLPPFDKFCDFHQEYGHITNDCQRLGEEVQRIMYDDPRIRAELTRRANPPRQGRAPQWKNQENEVRGNQPDHQRRSPRNGQEDRVEQISNHPHRGMINMISGGTTDGDSGRARKAHGRRLENLEVNSQLSCPTDPNISFGREDLKDVVVPHNDTLLVTLTIANYDVARIFVDTGFELDPITTELYGFIGHALQSLGQIVLPLSLGNGEHRVTKMACFTVVDAPSSFNGILGHPVLSDFRAMASTSSEVEVPKWKRSGGRSG, from the exons ATGAACAGGGTCAAAGGACCCTACCCCTATGTGCCACTCTCAGTAAGCCTGGAGAAggcaatgcaagtatgtgaggaTAGGCGAGTACTTGTGAGGCCACGTAATGCTGAGAAAGGCCCGCGGTTACCGCCATTTGACAAGTTTTGCGATTTTCATCAGGAGTATGGGCATATCACCAATGATTGTCAGAGGCTAGGTGAGGAGGTTCAAAGGATCATGTATGATGACCCTCGAATCAGAGCTGAGCTGACTCGAAGGGCAAATCCTCCTCGCCAAGGCCGAGCTCCTCAATGGAAGAATCAGGAAAATGAAGTGAGGGGAAATCAACCTGATCATCAGAGAAGATCTCCGCGAAATGGTCAGGAAGATAGAGTTGAGCAAATTTCAAATCACCCTCATAGGGGCATGATCAATATGATTTCAGGAGGCACTACAGATGGAGATTCAGGAAGGGCTCGCAAAGCTCACGGGCGCAGATTAGAAAATTTGGAGGTAAATTCTCAACTCAGCTGTCCTACTGATCCAAACATCAGTTTTGGAAGGGAAGATTTAAAGGATGTGGTGGTTCCTCATAATGATACCTTATTGGTCACCTTGACCATAGCCAATTATGATGTGGCTCGCATCTTTGTTGATACTG GATTTGAGTTGGACCCAATCACCACGGAGTTGTATGGGTTCATAGGTCATGCTTTGCAATCGTTGGGACAAATAGTGCTCCCATTATCTCTTGGAAATGGAGAGCATAGGGTAACCAAAATGGCCTGCTTCACGGTGGTGGATGCACCATCCTCTTTCAATGGAATATTGGGGCACCCTGTCCTGAGTGATTTTCGAGCTATGGCATCTACCTCATCAGAAGTTGAAGTTCCCAAGTGGAAGAGAAGTGGGGGTCGTTCGGGGTGA
- the LOC140874618 gene encoding pentatricopeptide repeat-containing protein At5g50280, chloroplastic, translating into MATSSSSFHPFTPSLYSPNHKKIQQNFKILKLPESSRNRLNIDISSAATPTPNSSIFLPFLQNPGIKPEQDYDNIEKINDPIVKFFKSRTSEPDPTREGEFTLQKNRKTSWHLASFENIDSDSDSETPQLPVLHSAQISPEVEGVVGEILGIAKALPQNVTLGEALERCDFGGKIGVEECVEVIRLLGEDGDVMGCLYFFEWMGMSEPCLVSPRACSVFFPILGRAGKGDELLTVFKNLPFDQKKQFRDVLVYNAAISGLLFCGRYKDAWRVFELMETSNIRPDPVTCSIMITIMRKDGCSAKNAWEFFEKMHRKGVKWSLEVLGALIKSFCDEGLKKEALILQSEMERKGILPNAVVYNTIMDAYSKSDQVEEAEGLFTEMKTKGIAPTAATYNILMDAYSKRMQPEIVERLLQEMEASGLEPNVRSYTCLISAYGMKTSDRAVDAFLRMKKNGIKPTSHSYTALIHAYAVDGWHEKSFMAFENMLKEGIKPSVETYTALLDAFRRAGDTETLMKIWKMMIKDKVEGTHVTFNTLLDGFAKQGRYAEARDVICEFGKIGFQPTVLTYNMLINAYARGMQESKLPQLLKEMAALNLKPDSITYSTMIYAYIRVRDFRRAFFYHKQMVKNGQVPDAKSYQKLRAILDVKAKIKNRKDKSALMGIIKSSMGLLKEKKKGKKDEFWKNRKNRSRTPGSAQGSR; encoded by the exons ATGgctacttcttcttcttcttttcatcCCTTCACTCCTTCACTGTATTCTCCCAACCataaaaaaatacaacaaaatttcAAGATTCTGAAACTACCCGAAAGCTCAAGAAACAGATTGAATATCGACATCTCCTCTGCCGCTACCCCAACCCCCAATTCCTCCATTTTCCTCCCCTTTCTACAAAACCCAGGAATAAAACCCGAGCAAGATTATGATAATATTGAAAAAATCAACGACCCGATTGTCAAGTTCTTCAAGTCCCGAACTTCAGAGCCTGACCCGACTCGAGAAGGCGAATTTACCCTCCAGAAGAACCGGAAAACTTCCTGGCATTTGGCCTCATTTGAGAACATCGATTCTGATTCGGATAGTGAAACTCCTCAGTTACCCGTTCTTCACAGTGCACAAATTTCACCGGAAGTGGAGGGGGTTGTCGGGGAAATACTGGGTATTGCGAAGGCGTTACCGCAGAACGTTACGCTTGGTGAGGCACTGGAAAGATGTGATTTTGGGGGGAAAATAGGGGTTGAGGAGTGCGTGGAGGTCATAAGATTATTGGGTGAAGATGGTGATGTGATGGGTTGTTTGTATTTTTTTGAATGGATGGGAATGAGTGAGCCTTGTCTGGTTTCTCCTCGGGCATGTTCGGTTTTCTTTCCTATTCTTGGGAGAGCGGGTAAGGGGGATGAGTTGTTGACAGTGTTCAAGAATTTACCTTTTGATCAAAAGAAGCAATTTAGAGATGTACTTGTTTACAATGCTGCTATTTCGGGGCTTTTGTTTTGTGGAAG GTACAAGGATGCATGGAGAGTGTTCGAGTTGATGGAAACAAGTAACATCAGACCTGATCCTGTGACGTGTTCTATAATGATTACAATCATGAGGAAGGATGGTTGCAGTGCCAAAAATGCATGGGAGTTCTTTGAAAAGATGCACAGAAAGGGAGTCAAATGGAGTTTGGAAGTTCTGGGGGCTCTTATCAAATCATTCTGTGACGAGGGACTCAAGAAAGAAGCTCTTATTCTACAATCCGAAATGGAGAGAAAGGGGATTTTGCCTAATGCTGTTGTTTATAATACAATAATGGATGCTTATAGTAAATCTGACCAGGTCGAAGAGGCGGAAGGTCTTTTTACTGAGATGAAGACAAAGGGAATAGCACCAACTGCTGCAACGTATAACATATTGATGGATGCCTATAGTAAAAGAATGCAACCCGAGATTGTTGAAAGATTACTTCAGGAGATGGAAGCTAGTGGGCTAGAGCCAAATGTGAGGTCATATACGTGCCTGATTAGTGCTTACGGGATGAAAACGAGCGACAGGGCTGTAGACGCATTTCTGAGGATGAAGAAAAATGGTATAAAGCCCACCTCTCATTCTTATACAGCCCTTATCCACGCCTATGCAGTAGATGGATGGCATGAGAAATCTTTTATGGCCTTTGAAAATATGTTGAAGGAGGGAATAAAACCTTCTGTCGAGACGTATACTGCTCTGTTAGATGCATTTAGACGTGCCGGAGACACTGAAACTCTGATGAAAATTTGGAAGATGATGATTAAGGATAAAGTGGAAGGGACACACGTTACTTTTAACACTCTCCTTGATGGATTTGCGAAGCAAGGTCGTTATGCTGAAGCAAGAGATGTAATATGCGAGTTTGGAAAGATTGGTTTTCAACCAACTGTGTTGACATATAACATGCTGATAAATGCATATGCAAGGGGAATGCAAGAATCAAAGTTGCCACAGCTGTTGAAAGAGATGGCTGCTCTTAATCTGAAACCAGACTCTATCACTTATTCCACCATGATATACGCCTATATTCGAGTCCGTGATTTCAGGAGGGCATTCTTTTATCATAAACAGATGGTAAAAAACGGTCAAGTACCTGATGCCAAATCCTATCAGAAGCTCAGGGCGATTCTTGATGTGAAAGCTAAGATAAAGAATAGGAAGGATAAGAGTGCTCTAATGGGTATCATAAAAAGCAGCATGGGGTTGTtgaaagagaagaaaaaaggGAAGAAGGATGAATTTTGGAAGAATAGAAAGAACCGATCAAGAACTCCTGGCTCTGCTCAGGGTTCGCGGTAA
- the LOC140867684 gene encoding uncharacterized protein encodes MAGRGRGRGRGNVADMTVDQLSQFITQTVQVAMGQNPPSPVGHPNPMDAMWEEIRRLGRQVGGRPGPILRESPFARAILDEELPVNFKQPTLGEYDGSSNPEEHLGRFENAALLHRYSDAIKCRVFLTTLVRSAQQWFNLLQPGSIRSFNDFSSAFLHQYASSKRYLKTSLSLFNMKQSEVEPLREYVQRFNTAALEVPAATADTLVNSFTQGLRGGEFFRSLVKKPSLTYAELLSRAEKYVNLEDAQRQRR; translated from the coding sequence ATGgcaggaagaggaagaggaaggGGAAGAGGGAATGTGGCGGACATGACTGTGGATCAGCTCAGTCAGTTCATCACTCAAACGGTGCAAGTGGCCATGGGTCAGAATCCACCTTCACCCGTAGGTCATCCAAACCCAATGGATGCAATGTGGGAAGAGATCAGGAGACTGGGTCGGCAAGTCGGAGGTCGGCCTGGGCCTATACTGAGGGAAAGCCCTTTTGCTCGGGCTATTCTAGATGAAGAACTCCCTGTAAATTTTAAGCAGCCTACTTTAGGGGAGTATGACGGGAGCTCAAATCCGGAGGAGCATTTGGGGAGATTTGAAAATGCAGCCCTGTTGCATAGATATTCAGATGCAATTAAATGTCGGGTCTTCCTCACTACTCTGGTGAGATCAGCTCAACAATGGTTCAACCTTTTGCAGCCTGGTAGCATTCGAAGTTTCAATGACTTCAGCTCAGCTTTTCTACACCAATATGCGAGTAGCAAGAGATATTTGAAGACTTCCCTCAGTTTGTTCAATATGAAGCAATCTGAGGTGGAACCATTGCGGGAGTATGTTCAACGCTTCAATACAGCAGCTCTGGAAGTGCCCGCTGCCACTGCTGACACTTTGGTTAACTCTTTCACTCAAGGGTTGAGAGGAGGAGAGTTTTTCAGATCCTTGGTCAAGAAGCCTTCTTTGACTTATGCTGAGCTCCTTAGTCGAGCTGAGAAGTACGTGAATTTGGAGGATGCACAAAGGCAGAGGAGATAG